One genomic region from Haloprofundus salinisoli encodes:
- a CDS encoding ATP-grasp domain-containing protein, translating into MSSAPNRSPVSSRPAAPSRLIIAGLDDDRNRFDHYWSRLEAVDVPTPRTAFVPLESDATGHANWETEAVLGVMEEWDTERAFVRTQYKAAPLRLRAGSAIERRDADEIDRTVGSLLSQLRHTDFRHGGGLVVREWVDLGFCMHAAHDRCHPEVRFFVEDGEVLAASHDVERRSFVCASAYEHLRPLLDGIDGRTPRRYAEAVAAEFREDTWAVDFAMDTTGTWYCTELGLNAVRWNDREGDWWNHCGHGDAEPHSPREIHSAALHVGRRPRDG; encoded by the coding sequence ATGTCCTCCGCGCCGAATCGCTCCCCCGTGTCGAGTCGCCCCGCCGCGCCGAGTCGTCTCATCATCGCCGGTCTCGACGACGACCGGAACCGCTTCGACCACTACTGGTCCCGCCTCGAAGCGGTCGACGTACCGACGCCGCGAACCGCGTTCGTTCCGCTGGAGTCCGACGCAACGGGACACGCGAACTGGGAGACCGAGGCGGTTCTCGGAGTGATGGAGGAGTGGGACACCGAGCGAGCGTTCGTCCGCACGCAGTACAAGGCGGCCCCGCTGCGCCTCAGGGCGGGGTCGGCCATCGAGAGGCGCGACGCCGACGAGATCGACCGCACCGTCGGGTCGCTGCTCTCGCAGCTGCGGCACACCGACTTCCGACACGGTGGCGGTCTCGTAGTCCGCGAGTGGGTCGACCTCGGGTTCTGCATGCACGCCGCCCACGACCGCTGTCATCCCGAGGTCCGGTTCTTCGTCGAGGACGGCGAGGTGCTCGCGGCGAGTCACGACGTCGAACGACGGTCGTTCGTCTGCGCGAGCGCGTACGAACACCTCCGTCCGCTCCTCGACGGCATCGACGGTCGCACCCCTCGACGGTACGCCGAGGCCGTCGCCGCCGAGTTCCGTGAGGACACCTGGGCGGTCGACTTCGCAATGGACACGACGGGGACGTGGTACTGCACCGAACTGGGGCTGAACGCCGTCCGGTGGAACGACCGAGAGGGCGACTGGTGGAACCACTGCGGGCACGGAGACGCCGAACCGCACAGTCCGCGCGAGATACACTCGGCGGCGCTTCACGTCGGACGTCGCCCGCGGGACGGCTGA
- a CDS encoding DnaJ domain-containing protein, with protein sequence MPENFYDLLGVSDDATQAELKAAYRAKAREYHPDVNDDDRATAQFQTIRRAYDVLSDESERADYERLGHRTYVKKRMKGYPSASRWGDDDSASSGGPSASRGTSTTASSRSRRASTSTSTTSASTASTSRSSTDRSASASGTASSTSSTGSSRSRSKRRSSGRTTTATVGGHDPEAADARARAREARRARRRQQRQKDQVRSSRRRTLSYHWTSVLGATILYVAGVAQYLLAQLPALDAFAAELVSAPSVAALTGSYGLTGLLQFALAAAQTPTATPEALLFPAGAVALPLSLVVTVHRFGSGATRLYAVGAFAPLVALGLSTALAPMVALALLLAVVVPVVSASLFLGDVGRYLWATR encoded by the coding sequence ATGCCCGAGAACTTCTATGACCTCCTCGGCGTCTCCGACGACGCCACACAGGCGGAGCTGAAAGCCGCCTACCGGGCGAAAGCGCGGGAGTACCACCCGGACGTGAACGACGACGACCGCGCCACCGCGCAGTTCCAGACGATTCGCCGGGCGTACGACGTGCTCTCCGACGAGTCCGAGCGCGCCGACTACGAGCGCCTGGGCCACAGGACCTACGTCAAAAAGCGGATGAAAGGCTACCCCTCCGCCTCGCGGTGGGGTGACGACGACTCGGCCTCCTCGGGTGGGCCGTCCGCCTCCCGCGGCACGTCGACGACCGCCTCGTCGCGTTCCCGTCGCGCCAGCACGTCGACGTCGACCACCTCCGCGTCGACCGCCTCGACGAGTCGTTCGTCGACCGACCGCTCCGCCTCGGCGTCCGGCACCGCCTCGTCGACAAGTTCGACGGGGAGCTCCCGCAGTCGGTCGAAGCGCCGGTCGAGCGGCCGAACCACCACTGCGACCGTCGGCGGCCACGACCCCGAAGCGGCCGACGCCCGCGCGAGAGCCCGCGAGGCCCGCCGCGCGCGCCGCCGCCAGCAGCGTCAGAAGGACCAGGTTCGGTCGTCGCGCCGTCGCACCCTCTCGTACCACTGGACGTCCGTCCTCGGCGCGACGATACTGTACGTCGCCGGCGTCGCGCAGTACCTCCTCGCTCAACTCCCGGCGCTCGACGCGTTCGCGGCCGAACTCGTGAGCGCGCCGTCGGTCGCGGCGCTGACCGGGTCGTACGGTCTCACCGGACTCCTCCAGTTCGCCCTCGCGGCGGCGCAGACGCCGACGGCGACGCCCGAGGCGCTCCTGTTCCCGGCCGGCGCGGTCGCACTGCCGCTCTCGCTCGTCGTCACCGTTCACCGATTCGGGTCGGGCGCGACGCGACTGTACGCCGTCGGCGCGTTCGCGCCGCTGGTCGCGCTCGGGCTGAGCACCGCGCTTGCGCCGATGGTCGCGCTCGCCTTACTGCTGGCCGTCGTCGTGCCAGTCGTCTCGGCGTCGCTGTTCCTCGGCGACGTGGGCCGATATCTCTGGGCGACGCGGTGA
- a CDS encoding MBL fold metallo-hydrolase encodes MKRIQLGNTVFEGKNDVYLLDGETTTLVDTGVATTDVREQLEAELAAFGVSFADVDEILLTHWHYDHAGLAGEIQAESDATVRIHEADAPLVAGEESALSAENETTRRKLREWGLPDDRREELLDFLADHESLAGRPAEVTPFEDGETFDVDGVEYEAVHLPGHSAGLSAFAFEGESGEEAFVGDAILPKYTPNVGGADVRLDAPLELYVDSLVRFIDRDFDRAWPGHRDVIDDPSARAATILDHHRERTENVVGVLRERGPSDPWTVSAELFGELKNIHVLHGPGEAYAHLAHLEQRGVAERDGNVYGLVDENPDVDELFPAIDAQS; translated from the coding sequence GTGAAGCGAATCCAACTGGGGAACACCGTCTTCGAGGGGAAAAACGACGTCTACCTCCTCGACGGGGAGACGACGACCCTCGTCGACACGGGCGTTGCGACGACGGACGTCCGCGAACAACTCGAAGCCGAGTTGGCGGCGTTCGGCGTGAGCTTCGCCGACGTCGACGAGATTCTCCTCACCCACTGGCACTACGACCACGCCGGCCTCGCCGGCGAGATTCAGGCCGAGAGCGACGCGACCGTCCGCATCCACGAGGCCGACGCGCCGCTGGTCGCCGGCGAGGAGAGCGCGCTCTCCGCCGAGAACGAGACGACGCGCCGGAAGCTCCGCGAGTGGGGTCTGCCCGACGACCGCCGTGAGGAACTGCTCGACTTCCTCGCCGACCACGAGAGCCTCGCGGGACGACCTGCCGAAGTGACACCGTTCGAGGACGGCGAGACGTTCGACGTCGACGGCGTCGAGTACGAGGCGGTTCACCTCCCCGGCCACTCGGCCGGTCTCTCCGCATTCGCCTTCGAAGGCGAGTCGGGCGAGGAGGCGTTCGTGGGCGATGCGATCCTCCCCAAGTACACGCCGAACGTCGGCGGCGCGGACGTGCGCCTCGACGCCCCGCTGGAGCTGTACGTCGACAGTCTCGTCCGGTTTATCGACCGCGACTTCGACCGCGCGTGGCCCGGCCACCGCGACGTCATCGACGACCCCTCCGCGCGGGCGGCGACCATCCTCGACCACCACCGCGAGCGAACGGAGAACGTCGTCGGCGTCCTCCGCGAGCGCGGCCCGAGCGACCCGTGGACGGTGAGCGCGGAACTGTTCGGCGAGTTGAAGAACATCCACGTGCTCCACGGTCCCGGCGAGGCGTACGCGCACCTCGCGCACCTCGAACAGCGCGGCGTCGCCGAACGCGACGGTAACGTCTACGGACTCGTCGACGAGAATCCTGACGTCGACGAGCTGTTCCCGGCAATCGACGCACAGTCGTAG
- a CDS encoding DNA-directed RNA polymerase subunit L, with amino-acid sequence MELRVIDKTDEELRIEVAGEDHTFMNVLKGALLETESVVAATYDMNPEQSGGQTEPVLTVKTNGADPLDALGEAAGLVQTQMGTLRDAYESAAGA; translated from the coding sequence ATGGAACTGCGGGTCATCGACAAGACCGACGAGGAACTCCGCATCGAGGTCGCCGGGGAAGACCACACGTTCATGAACGTGCTCAAGGGCGCGCTGTTGGAGACAGAGAGCGTCGTTGCCGCGACGTACGACATGAACCCCGAGCAGTCCGGCGGGCAGACCGAACCCGTGCTCACCGTCAAAACCAACGGCGCTGACCCCCTCGACGCGCTCGGCGAGGCCGCGGGTCTCGTCCAGACGCAGATGGGTACTCTCCGGGACGCCTACGAGTCTGCCGCCGGCGCGTAA
- a CDS encoding DUF1684 domain-containing protein, protein MSAPTDWETALERHRRDKDSYFRDNPQSPIPDAERPDFEGLRYFSPDDDYRFELELHEHGDRERVVVATTTDGEREYLRWGEFRFEVGGEEQTLQAYRRDADDPGLWVPFRDETSGEETYGAGRYLDLHAEEDRTDDGRWVVDFNLAYNPFCAYSARYECPMVPVENRLDVAIEAGEKTYESSEGYDADAE, encoded by the coding sequence ATGAGCGCACCAACCGACTGGGAGACCGCTCTCGAACGGCATCGCCGAGACAAAGACAGCTACTTCCGCGACAACCCGCAGTCGCCGATTCCCGACGCCGAGCGCCCCGACTTCGAGGGCCTTCGGTACTTCTCTCCGGACGACGACTACCGCTTCGAACTCGAACTGCACGAACACGGCGACAGAGAGCGAGTGGTCGTCGCGACGACCACCGACGGAGAGCGAGAGTATCTCCGCTGGGGGGAGTTTCGATTCGAGGTCGGCGGCGAGGAACAGACGCTGCAGGCGTACCGCCGCGACGCCGACGACCCCGGTCTGTGGGTCCCGTTCCGCGACGAGACGAGCGGCGAGGAGACGTACGGCGCGGGTCGGTATCTCGACTTACACGCCGAGGAGGACCGCACCGACGACGGCCGGTGGGTCGTCGACTTCAACCTCGCGTACAACCCCTTCTGCGCGTACTCCGCGCGCTACGAGTGCCCGATGGTGCCGGTCGAAAACCGGCTCGACGTCGCCATCGAGGCGGGCGAGAAAACGTACGAGTCGAGCGAAGGCTACGACGCGGACGCCGAGTAA
- the hisF gene encoding imidazole glycerol phosphate synthase subunit HisF has product MLTKRIIPCIDVDLDDDGDPAVYTGVNFEDLEYTGDPVEMAKRYNEAGADEFVFLDITASADGRETMLDTVSRVADEVFIPLTVGGGIRTREDIKETLRAGADKVSINTAALDRPELITEGAAAFGSQCMVISVDARRRYDEEGDYYAQVDGESCWFECTVKGGREGTGIDVVSWAEEAESRGAGELFVNSIDADGTKDGYDIPLTKAVCDAVSTPVIASSGCGGPEDMYEVFTDAGADAGLAASIFHFDEYSIRDVKEYLADHDLPVRL; this is encoded by the coding sequence ATGCTGACGAAGCGCATCATCCCCTGTATCGACGTAGATCTGGACGACGACGGCGACCCGGCCGTCTACACCGGCGTCAACTTCGAGGATCTCGAGTACACCGGCGACCCGGTGGAGATGGCGAAACGGTACAACGAGGCGGGTGCCGACGAGTTCGTCTTTCTCGACATCACCGCCTCCGCCGACGGCCGCGAGACGATGCTCGACACCGTCTCCCGGGTCGCCGACGAGGTGTTCATCCCGCTGACCGTCGGCGGCGGCATCCGTACCCGCGAGGACATCAAAGAGACGCTCCGCGCCGGCGCGGACAAGGTCTCTATCAACACCGCGGCGCTGGACCGACCCGAACTCATCACCGAAGGCGCGGCGGCGTTCGGCAGCCAGTGCATGGTCATCAGCGTCGACGCCCGCCGTCGCTACGACGAGGAGGGTGACTACTACGCGCAGGTCGACGGCGAGTCCTGCTGGTTCGAATGCACCGTCAAAGGCGGCCGCGAGGGCACCGGCATCGACGTCGTCTCGTGGGCCGAGGAGGCCGAATCCCGCGGCGCAGGAGAGCTGTTCGTCAACTCCATCGACGCCGACGGCACGAAGGACGGCTACGACATCCCGCTCACCAAGGCCGTCTGCGACGCCGTTTCGACACCCGTCATCGCCTCCTCGGGGTGTGGCGGTCCCGAAGACATGTACGAGGTGTTCACCGACGCGGGCGCGGACGCCGGCCTCGCGGCCAGCATCTTCCACTTCGACGAGTACTCGATTCGGGACGTCAAGGAGTATCTCGCCGACCACGACCTGCCGGTTCGGTTGTAG
- a CDS encoding glycoside hydrolase family 13 protein, which produces MKETADATSGDADPAHVDRAWWKESVVYQIYPRSFNDSDGDGVGDIPGIIEKLDYLDDLGIDVVWLNPVYESPNADNGYDIADYRSIMDEFGTMDDWEDLLEGLHDRDIRLIMDLVVNHTSDEHAWFTKSRDPDSQYREYYIWRHGRTDVDGFTGHEGPEHEAPPNEWGSFFGGPAWAYDEQSEEWYMHLFDRKQPDLNWENPEVRDEVFEMMEWWLEKGIDGFRMDVINLVSKPDSVTQHDPPHVYDDFDGTINGPKVHAYIGEMGDRVLADRDVFTVGEMIGQEMSMEEALQYVGEDGDGLSTLFHFDHVLLDQGENIWDYHEYELTELKRVFTRWQNGLFPDGWNSLYLSNHDQPRLVSRFGDDGEYRVESAKLLATLLFTLRGTPYVFQGAEIGMTNYPFESLSEFRDVETINPVRDALDSGEVSSFEEIKGGLRENSRDNARTPVQWSDDEKAGFTDGEPWINVNPNYREINVEAAREDPASVWHYYRRLIDVRKDNDVLVYGEYELHYPDHDRLWAYTRTLGDETALVVHNFAGRKTAFELPASARESVDDTTAELLLGNYDAADGPPVEHDVDALALRPWESRVYRLG; this is translated from the coding sequence GGCATGGTGGAAAGAGTCGGTCGTCTACCAGATCTACCCGCGAAGTTTCAACGACAGCGACGGCGACGGCGTCGGCGACATTCCGGGTATCATCGAGAAGCTCGACTACCTCGACGACCTCGGCATCGACGTCGTCTGGCTCAACCCCGTCTACGAGTCGCCGAACGCGGACAACGGCTACGACATCGCCGACTACCGCTCCATCATGGACGAATTCGGGACGATGGACGACTGGGAGGACCTGCTGGAGGGCCTCCACGACCGCGACATTCGCCTCATCATGGACCTCGTCGTCAACCACACCTCCGACGAACACGCGTGGTTCACGAAGTCGCGCGACCCCGACAGCCAGTATCGAGAGTACTACATCTGGCGACACGGCCGGACGGACGTCGACGGTTTCACCGGTCACGAGGGGCCCGAACACGAGGCTCCGCCGAACGAGTGGGGGTCGTTCTTCGGCGGGCCCGCCTGGGCGTACGACGAGCAGAGCGAGGAGTGGTACATGCACCTCTTCGACCGGAAGCAACCGGACCTCAACTGGGAGAACCCCGAGGTGCGCGACGAGGTGTTCGAGATGATGGAGTGGTGGTTGGAGAAGGGCATCGACGGCTTCCGGATGGACGTCATCAACCTCGTCTCGAAGCCCGACAGCGTCACCCAGCACGACCCGCCGCACGTCTACGACGACTTCGACGGCACCATCAACGGCCCGAAAGTCCACGCCTACATCGGCGAGATGGGCGACCGGGTGCTCGCCGACCGCGACGTGTTCACCGTCGGCGAGATGATCGGCCAGGAGATGTCGATGGAGGAGGCGCTCCAGTACGTCGGCGAGGACGGTGACGGCCTCAGCACGCTATTTCACTTCGACCACGTGCTGCTCGACCAGGGCGAGAACATCTGGGACTACCACGAGTACGAACTGACGGAGCTGAAACGGGTGTTCACCCGCTGGCAGAACGGTCTCTTTCCCGACGGCTGGAACAGCCTCTACCTGAGCAACCACGACCAGCCGCGTCTGGTGTCGCGCTTCGGCGACGACGGCGAGTACCGCGTCGAGTCGGCGAAGCTACTGGCGACGCTCCTGTTTACGCTCCGCGGCACGCCGTACGTCTTCCAGGGAGCCGAAATCGGCATGACGAACTACCCGTTCGAGTCGCTCTCGGAGTTCCGCGACGTGGAGACGATAAACCCCGTCCGCGACGCGCTCGACTCCGGCGAGGTGAGCTCCTTTGAGGAGATAAAGGGCGGCCTCCGCGAGAACAGCCGCGACAACGCCCGCACGCCGGTCCAGTGGTCCGACGACGAAAAGGCGGGCTTCACTGACGGCGAACCGTGGATCAACGTCAATCCCAACTACCGGGAGATAAACGTCGAGGCCGCCCGCGAGGACCCGGCGTCGGTCTGGCACTACTACCGCCGACTCATCGACGTGCGCAAGGACAACGACGTGCTGGTCTACGGCGAGTACGAGCTCCACTACCCCGACCACGACCGCCTCTGGGCGTACACCCGGACGCTCGGCGACGAGACGGCGCTCGTCGTGCACAACTTCGCCGGGCGGAAGACGGCGTTCGAACTGCCGGCGTCGGCTCGGGAGTCGGTCGACGACACCACCGCCGAACTGCTGCTCGGTAACTACGACGCTGCCGACGGTCCGCCGGTCGAACACGACGTCGACGCGCTCGCGCTCCGTCCGTGGGAGAGTCGCGTCTACCGTCTCGGCTGA